The nucleotide sequence AGCAtataaaaaatgatgaatgagcAAAAGAAGGCTCATGCATTAAAAAAATGAGAAAAaatgatagccatgtctcaaagCAATCATAAGTTATAAAGAGAGAGATCATGCTTGCTAAGGAGTAAAATAAAGTTTATCATCatgttccacacacatgcacatcttgatctaggattatgacatttttctccttggatccttgttttgactttacaatatatgcaatataAGTATGCTATCATGTTTATTCCTACCcgagctccacataaaccttttagaagtaggaagaaacaaaagaaggcaaaacaatgtTATGCCTTGGTAAGAAATCATACACCCTGTTTTGTAATTTTAAAAATCAATGTTTCCTTCATTCTATCAGATTCAAGGAAGACATTAGGTCCTCCTTTTGCTACTGGTTGGATGCAATCAGCTAGCGTGCATTGTGACTCTCTTTGCTTTGTTAATTTAATTTGAAAAGTGTGTTGTGGGGATCTCCCCCACAGTTTTTGCCCTAAAAAAAAGAAATCATACACCATTGAGCGATAcgagagtaccatttgaggagtataagtgaACTATGCATTTCCTTGTGAAAACTTTGAAAAAAAACTCGATACTAAGACgtgagtttgggaagatgatttTGCTTCAAAACTATTCACTTTTTAACCACTCAAGGATATATGTTAGCTAATGCCAGATGCCCTAGTAGCTGAATGCATGCACAATTTGGGCACGGCTCTAGCTGCCCAAAAGGACATCTGGGGAGAACACATATACTTCAGATAAATGAAATGAAAATGACCAAGATGTTGTCATGTTGAACTAGTCCTGCACAGTTGAGACTTGAGCACTTTCAGCGGATCATTCATTTGTACCACATTCTGAGATCGATGTTGTGGCTCATGAAGGTAACACTAGATATTTCCTCgtgtagattttttttttgttgcattgAGCAGAACTGCAGAGTTATACTCCTATTTCACATCAGTCAGTAGTTTTCAGCTTCACCTTTTTTTTACTGCTGGAGACTTTTACTTGCAGACAGCAGTGGTGAGAgaccatagcagcagcagcagcagcagctcatgggttGCTGCTCCTTATGGATAGGCATCATGTTGTTGTCCACTTGCTATGGGATGCCCCTGGCCCAGTTCTGCCTAATTCCCATGTCCCCATCATCACTCAAATAATTCTGCTCCATCTCTTCGGTTTCTTGCAATCTTTGGCAAATCTGAACAATTCCACAAGTCAACTTCAACAGGACGAAGAATCCGGAGGCGCCGCCGCAGGTATGTGTTGGTACACAGAAATACGGAAACCTGCTGATGACTACAACAGTTCACTGTTTATAATGACAAAATGGAAGTACTGAGGGCCATATATAATGACCCCCTGAGGGGCTGGTTTGCTCGACAAATAAGGCATGTTTAGAATAGACAGGTTGTTTCAGTAAATTCTTTGGCTTCAATTGAAGTCTGTACTGAATCGTAGTCCTACTCCACTTTCAAACAAGCATGTTATACTATACTCTCCCTCCGTCACCATCAGTCCATCTCCAAAACAATGCAATTCTCATTGTTTTTCAAGACGAAAAACAATTTTAAGTTTCATCAAAATCTATAAAAAGTTCACTAACATTTAacgatatcaaataagtattattagaatTGGTCATGGAACATATTTTCATTCAACCTATTTCAaaacataaatattgatattatttctataaatttagtcaaacttaagaaaatttGACTTGTCATAAaactagaattgtatttttttagaGACGGAAGATATGCCAATTATATTGGTTTGATATGGCTGACCTGTATATTTACTTATTTTCTTAGCGTACACAGACCAACATAGTAAATCAATATAGGAAATACTCATCCGTGGTGATGAAATTAGAACCGGCACATATAAGGCATGAGGGCACAAAAATTAGAATTAGCAACGATAAGCCAACCAAGTGTTATCCATTAGCACGGATACACCAACAAGTACCCTTGTTCATAATTTAAATTTGAACTTgtctttggaaatttataacctTTTCACATGGACTTGGATAAGCAAACTTACATCGAAATTGTTGGTTTCGAATAAATCTACAACTATGCAAAAaaaatctgaaatcatttactcaaAGTTTTAAACAATAAAGATAAAAAAGGAATAAAATTTCTTATTGCCATTAGCAATGAAGTATATGTAAGATGGTAAGAAGGAGGAGGGTAATGAATTATATGTGCGATGATAAAGAAAAATAACACGAGGAGGTTTCGTGGGTTGAAGCTGGCGGAAACCGTGTATATAGTTTGAGGGTGGCCTTGGTGTCCTTGTCTTTTTGCTAAGGGGCCATTTGAATCCTTTCATTTGGaggaattaaaatctacttaataaattagactatttggcttggaatttggcattccaccactttccaaagttcacatataagcctatctcaaattcatatggtgggagatggaaattgattctatagatcaccattctatgtttctactttgcaacttataacacgTTCTTCAACTCACACCTCTACGGTAGAAATACAATACATAAGTATCTCTCTCATATAggtaacaataatatacaaatataatccatatacaatCATATTAGCTTcattaatatgtgtctaaattataattattaaaaggaattcaattccaaggatccaaaaGGGCCTAATTGTTTTCAACTACTATGTGTGTCATCTTGTACTTAGGGATGCAAGTTCTAACTACTTTGAACTACTTTGTGTCTTTGGATTGATCcaaaaacttgctcaaatgaactAGAATGGCATTTCAGGTAACTTGAGCCAAGATAGAAATGAACTAAATATCATTTGAATGTAccaccctctgtcccaaaatatagGTCGTTTTGTTTTTTATGTACACAACTTTTGATATGCACCTAGATGTATGATATGTTATGAACATTTTGGTTTTTTGGATACCTATATTTTTTGCAGTTGTTATGTGAACATTTTGATTTTTCTTCTGTTCATTTGGTTTGGGACTTCTTCTAAGGTTATGGCTACTTTTTTAGTTCTCTATACATTGAGCATGGGGCAAAAACCTCTACAAGCCTAGTTTTCTATACCCACATGTGATGGTAAACAGTTAGAGTGCCACAACCATACAACAACTGAATTTATTGTGGATAATTTACTACCTGGAACAACTCATCCATACCTATTCTTAACTCTCATGAAGTTGTGTTTCGGTAAGCATGGAACAACATAGATACTCATGAGCACTCGTGCCAACTTGACGTATGAGTAGGAATGCAGGGTACGTGATGGTGTTTTTTGGTTGAGGCGTCAGCTAACTAATTACTTCCTCCGTTCTTCCTGGAGCAGAATTTTCTAGATATGTCCTTCTAGAATGGTGTACTTACTCCACCTCTTTTCCCGAGGCAGGGTTTGTGGAGCTACACCTATTTAGCTGAAAAACATGAAGCGGGCAatcccaaacaggcccttaaacaTGTTGTTCTAGAATGTAGTTAACAATTTTTTGATGAAAAATGTAGTTAACAGTAATCCCTCTAAGTTACTATGCCTAGGTAAATGGATGTAGGTATCAATGATGAGGTCAATCTTTAGCTCCAAATCCATGTGCCCTTTTTCCAGATCCAAATGACCAAATCCATGTGCTGCTCAGTGCTCACTGCCACTCCAATCGCCACCGCACCATTCGTGGCAATGCTTGTTCGGCTGGACTGAAAAAGTATTGTTCATgctaaaaaatactgttcatgctggtttattatgagagaaaaccACTGTCATGGCtggaaaaacaagccgaacaggcCATCTTCTTGCTCAGCCGAACAAGAGCTCCGCCCTCTCTCATCAGCAGCCTGTCTCCATCCACGAGCAGTGAGAAGCACACCAAACCACAGTTAATTAATCACATAATCCTCACTCTAATCGCTgacatgatcacaatccacagcTATACAAACCTCCTGACCATTCCAGACCACCAATCCGAACCCCACCATTACTCCCCAAATCCCATAACAATTCCCTGCTCGCACCAACCCGGCGACCAGCAGAGCTCGCCCAAGAAACCCGCGCCACGACGCTCTGCTTTTGCTCTGCCTTGGCATCCCTCATCTGGTAGCTGACAACCAACTAATGAGCGTCATGTCCACGGTGGACTTGTCGCCGGGAactccgccgccgtcgccgccaccgccaccgggcCATCGCGGGTGCTGCACCTCCGGCGCGACGCTGGAGCTGGTGGGCGCGTTCACGGCGGTGTGCCTGGTGCTGTACGGGGTGATCCTGTACATGAACTACCTCTACGTGCGGTGGAGCGGCCGCGACGGCGTGCACCGGACGGACTCCGGCGCGGGGCTGCCCGCACGGAAGAGGCCCGCGGGCGGGATAGACAAGGCGGCGCTGGCGGCCATGCCGGTGCTCAGGTTCAAGGCGgacgcgcacggcggtggcggcgactcGCCTATGGAGTGTGCGGTGTGCCTGAGCGCCATGCAGGACGGGGACACGGTGCGCGCGCTGCCCGGGTGCCGGCACGCGTTCCACGTCGCCTGCGTCGACGCCTGGCTCTGCGCGCGCGCCACCTGCCCCGTCTGCCGCGCGCGCCCCGCTCTCCCGCCGCCGCAGCAGGCGCCCAAGGCCGGCGCCAAGGTGCCGGGGTCCTCCGGCCGGCAGCCGGACCTGGACCTGGAGAGCCAAGTGTAGCACCCCGCGCGCGCCACGGCGAACTGCAAAGGTAGGTAGCTCGTAGCTGTTGCTTTCTGCTCCAAAACTGCAGCCTTCTTCTTGGAGTGAGTGATTAGATAGACACCCTGTAAGTACATAATCTTGTTGTTAATCTCTGTCGATTAGGATGGACAAGGACAATGTCTGTACCGTGTCATGTAATTCCGCTTGTGCATTCTTTGACAGTGAAAACCTTCTCTGCAATCACTGTGCACGGTACTGCCAATTCGCATTTTAcaacattttttttttggaaggtCCTGCAGTATTTTGCATCGCATTGGAACTTGTTTCTCAGCTCAGTTTCTGCGTCAAGCTCTCTTGTGAAAAAAGAACAGTATGTGAAGCTTTGCAATGACTTGCTGTATTTCCCTCTGGGTTCCAGAAAGCATCCTGGTCAATGGTTGTTCACTTATTCCCCAAACCTTTTCTGAACTATCTATACAATTGGCCCCAGAGATGTGGTTTCATGAATCTTACTCAAATCTCATTATTCTTCGACCAAACCCTTGGAACCATGAACTGATTCAGCACTGTTACTGCACAATCATGTTGCGTAAGTAAAacacgttcgcttcgctgaaaaaaaagccgaaacactgttccgactgatttgttgtgagagaaaaatactgttccgattgaaaaaacaagctgaaaaagacggaagcgaacagggcctgctGCATCCTCTGCATAATCA is from Miscanthus floridulus cultivar M001 chromosome 7, ASM1932011v1, whole genome shotgun sequence and encodes:
- the LOC136463074 gene encoding RING-H2 finger protein ATL39-like, with amino-acid sequence MSVMSTVDLSPGTPPPSPPPPPGHRGCCTSGATLELVGAFTAVCLVLYGVILYMNYLYVRWSGRDGVHRTDSGAGLPARKRPAGGIDKAALAAMPVLRFKADAHGGGGDSPMECAVCLSAMQDGDTVRALPGCRHAFHVACVDAWLCARATCPVCRARPALPPPQQAPKAGAKVPGSSGRQPDLDLESQV